A genomic region of Miscanthus floridulus cultivar M001 chromosome 3, ASM1932011v1, whole genome shotgun sequence contains the following coding sequences:
- the LOC136543975 gene encoding uncharacterized protein, with protein MPPVIIDQEYWTMYFDGSLMKKGAGVGLVFVSPLGVCMRYMVRLHFPFSNYLAEYDALINGLCIAIELGIRCLDVRGDSQLVVDQVMKESSYHDVKMATYYREVHQLEEKFDGLKLNHILRRLNEAANALAKVVFDREPVPTSVFASDQH; from the coding sequence atgccaccagtgatcatcgaccaagagtactggacgatgtacttcgatggatcgctgatgaaaaaaggcgccggtgtggggctagtcttcgtatcgcccctcggggtatgcatgaggtacatggttcgcctcCATTTCCCCTTCTCCAACTATTTGGCCGAATATGATGCGCTCATCAATGGTTTATGCATCGCCATCgaattgggcatccgatgcctcgacgtcaggggcgactcccagctagttgttgaccaagtcatgaaggagtcaagctaccatgatgTCAAGATGGCTACCTACTaccgagaagtccaccagctagaggaGAAGTTCGACGGCCTCAAGCTTAACCACATCTtgaggcgcctcaatgaggcggccaacGCTCTGGCAAAGGTGGTGTTCGATCGGGAACCAGTGCCAACCAGTGTCTTTGCTAGTGATCAACACTAG
- the LOC136543976 gene encoding uncharacterized protein, protein MKFMAVPNYTYLKLKMLGPSGVITISTSFQCAYKGEIKCYDHATAIIASGEVAAIKKEVTEEVPYPKGSTGSFEPVEGSKEILIDPGRPEGKVVRIGTTLSSK, encoded by the coding sequence atgaagttcatggctgttcccaactacacctacctcaagctaaagatgctgggccctagcggggtcatcaccatcagcacctccttccaatGCGCCTACAAGGGCGAGATCAAGTGCTACGATCATGCCACGGCAATCATCGCCTCTGGAGAGGTTGCAGCCATCAAGaaagaggtcaccgaagaagtgcCCTACCCCAAGGGGTCGACCGGGTCTTTTGAGCCAGTGGAAGGCTCCAAGGAGATCCTAATAGATCCTGGTAGGCCTGAGGGcaaggtggtgcgcattggcaccacactttcctctaaatag